A window of Antricoccus suffuscus genomic DNA:
CGGGCTTACCGACATTCATCGTCAGCCCACTGAAGGTCTCGCCTTGAATCGCGCGATAGACCGCGCGCGCCGTGGGAACGAGTGGAGTGATGCCGTCGCGGTGGTAGATGTGGTGACCGGACTCCGTCCGGTCCGGATTGTCCGGCGGGGAGGCGAGCGCATGGATCGGCTCTTGTGCTCGGTTCTGGATGACATCGTTGCCGTCCGCGTCGACGACGACGATCCCGACACCGACGCTGTTAATGACGTTGTCCAGTAGCCGCGCGTTGCGCTCGGTCTCAGCAAGTGAGAAATGCAGGTCATGTGCCTGGTCGGTGAGCTCGCGCCGCTGAGCCAGGTATTTGGCGCGGGCCAGCACGAGCATCGCCGTGACGAGCATGATCACCAATGGCAGCAAAAGTTGACGAATGACGATGAACGGGTCTACCGACTCGGTCATCCGCAGCAGCGACGGTATGGTCGCCGCGAGCACGGTGAACGCCGTCGCGAGAATGACGCCCCGCGACTCGAATAACAGCGCCAGCCACACGGCCGGGAAGAAGCACAACAGCGAGAGAGTCGTCGTCTGGTTCGCGCCCGCATCGCGACACAGGCCGATGGCGATGAAGTCCAGTGTCGGGACGATGGCGACGTACCGAAGCGGCAACTCCTTCCACGGTGCCAAGAAGGCCGCGCCCGTCGCCACCGCGAAAATCCCAACCCCCACGAGGAACTGCGTACCGAGGAACAGGTCGGTGCGAAACAGCCCGAGAGTGATCAGCACCAGCGCGAGCGGGATCAGGAAGATGGTCTGGTGCACGTCGGCGCGACGCGGCTGTTCGATATACGTCACTTGCGTATATCGATTTAATAGTGACCCGAGCACAGCACTAGGCTACGTGACGGCGTACCTCAAATTGCCAGTACAGCGCGATATTTGATCCGTGTCCAGAGACCGGTTGGGGCAGCCAGTCACGGGCGGCGCGGCGTGGGTTACTCGACGCCGGGCAGCTTGTAGTCCGCGAACCGGGTCCGCAGGTCCTTCTTCGAGAACTTGCCGACGCTGGTCTTCGGGACCTCGTCGATGAATTCGACGGCGTCGGGCATCCACCACTTGGCGATCTTCGGCCGCAAGAAGTCGAGCAGTTCCTCGGCCGTGGCGCTCTTGCCCTCGGCCAGTACGACGCACGCCAGCGGTCGTTCATCCCATTTCGGGTGGGGGATCCCGACGATCGCGGCTTCGCGTACGGCGGGATGACCCATGAGCAGGTTTTCGATGTCCACCGACGAAATCCACTCACCACCGGACTTCACCAGATCCTTGGTGCGGTCGACGATCTTGATTGACCCGAACGGGTCGATCGCCGCAACGTCGCCGGTCGACATCCAGCCATCCGAGGTGACAAGGGTGACGCCGGCATCTGGCCTGTAGTACTCGCGCGCGGCCCATGGCCCACGGACCTGCAGGTCGCCGGTCGTCGTGTCGTCCCAGGGAAGTGGATTGATCGTGTCCGGTTCGACGATGCGGAATTCCATGCCGGGGAACGGCGTACCGGCGCGGGCCCGCAGCGGAAGCAGCTCATCCTCGGACTTGCCTTGGTCGCGTGGATCGATGATCGCGCCGGTGGCCACCGGGTTGGTCTCGGTCATGCCCCAGGCCTGCCAGACGAGGACGCCGACGGGACGCCACGCCTCGATCAACGCGGCCGGTACGGCGGATCCACCGCACAGGATGCGGTCGAGATGCGAGAAGTCGAACTGGTCGAACAACGGCACGATGCCTTGCCAGATGGTGGGTACGCCGCCGGCAAGAGTGACTTTCTCGTCTTCGATCAGCCGCGCGACGCCCGCTGGGGTCATGTCCGAGGCCGGGAAGACGATGTTGGCGCCGACCATCGGCGCCGAGTGGCAGAAACCCCACGCATTGGCGTGAAACATCGGCACGATCGGCATGACCGTGTCGGTCGGCTTTACGTCGGTGCCCGCGGTCGAGGTCGACGCCGAGGCGTGCAGCCACATCGAGCGGTGGCTGTAGACGACCCCCTTGGGGTTGCCCGTGGTGCCCGAGGTGTAGCAGATCGAGGCTGCCTGATTCTCGTCCTTGATGTCGAAGTCGGCGCGCGGCTGGTCCGCAATGAGTTCCTCGTAGTCGATAAACCGCTCGTCGTCAGGGACTTCCGGACCGTCGGCGCCCTCGGGGACGTCGTCGATTACGACGTACTTCTGGACCGTAGTGAACGTGTCGATCAGCGGCAGCAGGACCGGCAGCAGGGACCGGTCGACAAAGACGACCTCGTCCTCGGCGTGGTTGGTGATATAGGTGAGCTGCTGAGGGAACAACCGGATGTTGAGGGTGTGCAGGACGCGGCCGGTGCACGGGATGGCGTAGTAGAGCTCGAGGTGCTGCACATGGTTCCAGCAGAACGATCCGACGCGACCGTCCGCGGACACCCCGAGGGTGTCAAGCGCCGAACCGAGCCGGCGGGTGCGGTCGGCGAACTCGGCATACGTAAACCGGCTCGGCTTCGGCCCACCCGTGATGATCAAGTGATCGGGGTAGAGCTGCTCCATCCGATGGAAGATGTTGACCAGCGTAAGCGGGTAGTCCTGCATCAGTCCTTGCATGTAATCACCTGTTCGACGTAGCCGGTATGCGCCGTCGCCCCGGGTGCTTATGCAGAGGACGGTCGCGACGATGTGCGTTTAGTAATGATAAGCCGCGCGACAAATCGCCAGCCCAGCAGGAATACGGCCAACGTCACGGTCGCGACAATGATGAATGCGGTCGCCGTACCTTGCCCGACTGCGTGCCGCAAAAGCATGCCGGCGATGACCGTGACTGCCCACACTGGAATTCCTTCCACGACAGTGCGCGGCGCGCCACGCTTCCAGGAGTGCGCGACGATCCAGCCGAGTACGACACCCGCCAGGAACGGCCAGGCAGTCTCCGCGACCCCGGCCAGCGACAGTCCTTCGGCGTGGCTGATCCGACCGATCGTGGCAAACACCGCGACGAGGATGACGTCGACCAAGAAAACGACAACAGCAGGCATGCGGCAAGATTATGTCCTACGCCGACGCGGGCGGCGGACGACGTACTCTCGCTGATGCACCAACAGCCCCGCGCGACGCCGTACCACGCTTGATAAAGGATCCGATGTGAGCAAGAAGTCCGAACGCCGTAAGAAGAATGCCCAGGCCCACGCCCGGTCGATATCGAACGGTGACGTGACCGAGAAGGTGCGCACGAAGCGCGATCTGCGTCCGATGGTGGCGCGACCGTTTGCCGGCGTACCCGGTGAATGCGACTGGGTCGCGTTGCGTGAGTTGGTCCCGGCCGCGACTGCTCCGCTCACTCTTCGTGACCCGAAGTACGCCGATCGCAAGGTCGAGCTCGGCACCGTGCTGCCGATGGCGGTGCCGGCGCTGGTCCGCGATGACGGCCGGGTCGTGCTTGCCGCGCAAACCACGATCCCGTCGCCAGATGCCGGCCGCGATATCGCACATGCGCTGCTGCGCGCGATGGAGGCCGAGCCCGGCACGCTGCTGGACTACGAGGCCGCGCCGGCCTCTGGTCCGACGCTCGCCGAGATACTGTCCGACGACGCGCCGCAGGTCACGGTGCATGAGGACTTTTCCTTCTGGGTGGAGGACCTGGACTCGCAGAGCGAAGACGTCAAGCTGTCGATGCAGCGCGCTAACGAGACGGTGTTCCCGACCGCGCGGCTGAGCTCGGTCGAGGCGGCGTACTGGTGCGCGCCGGGTCCGAAGGCGCACGTGCGGTGGCCGATGCCGTACGACGAGGACGCGCTGCTCGATGCCCTGGCCCGACTCTCGGCAGCGGGGGAGCTGACGCTCGGCGAGGACACGAAGTTCGCCGGCCAGTTCCGGGCCCACGGCCTGCTCGTGCCGGTCTGGGACGTGTCAATCGATGCGCACCCGAGCGAGTTCGAGAAGCCTGCCGAGCAGCTGCTCGCGCGGGTAGAGAAGGCGCTCGCGGTCACCGATCCGCTCAACGAGGCCGAACGCCGCAGCCGCGCCGGCATCATCGGCCGCCAGGTCACGCTCCGCTAGAGCTCAAGG
This region includes:
- a CDS encoding sensor histidine kinase, with amino-acid sequence MTYIEQPRRADVHQTIFLIPLALVLITLGLFRTDLFLGTQFLVGVGIFAVATGAAFLAPWKELPLRYVAIVPTLDFIAIGLCRDAGANQTTTLSLLCFFPAVWLALLFESRGVILATAFTVLAATIPSLLRMTESVDPFIVIRQLLLPLVIMLVTAMLVLARAKYLAQRRELTDQAHDLHFSLAETERNARLLDNVINSVGVGIVVVDADGNDVIQNRAQEPIHALASPPDNPDRTESGHHIYHRDGITPLVPTARAVYRAIQGETFSGLTMNVGKPGSDQRVVSAAAQPMVDASGEREGAVIVFNDITDMSELARNREAFVSAVSHELRTPITSIVGYLDLVRDNPEPRSDETNSYLEVINRNAEQVLRIIEDLLTSAQVINGSIQLKKVPTDISALARATVESARVRADARHIALQAETVDLPKSAVDPARIAQVLDNLVSNAIKYTPEGGKVTVRTFADAAAGTANVEVQDTGVGLSQADLAKLFTPYFRTKAAINSTLPGVGLGLTISRRIVEAHGGVLSVESTPGIGTTFTIGLPCGD
- a CDS encoding long-chain fatty acid--CoA ligase, translating into MQGLMQDYPLTLVNIFHRMEQLYPDHLIITGGPKPSRFTYAEFADRTRRLGSALDTLGVSADGRVGSFCWNHVQHLELYYAIPCTGRVLHTLNIRLFPQQLTYITNHAEDEVVFVDRSLLPVLLPLIDTFTTVQKYVVIDDVPEGADGPEVPDDERFIDYEELIADQPRADFDIKDENQAASICYTSGTTGNPKGVVYSHRSMWLHASASTSTAGTDVKPTDTVMPIVPMFHANAWGFCHSAPMVGANIVFPASDMTPAGVARLIEDEKVTLAGGVPTIWQGIVPLFDQFDFSHLDRILCGGSAVPAALIEAWRPVGVLVWQAWGMTETNPVATGAIIDPRDQGKSEDELLPLRARAGTPFPGMEFRIVEPDTINPLPWDDTTTGDLQVRGPWAAREYYRPDAGVTLVTSDGWMSTGDVAAIDPFGSIKIVDRTKDLVKSGGEWISSVDIENLLMGHPAVREAAIVGIPHPKWDERPLACVVLAEGKSATAEELLDFLRPKIAKWWMPDAVEFIDEVPKTSVGKFSKKDLRTRFADYKLPGVE
- a CDS encoding DUF3054 domain-containing protein → MPAVVVFLVDVILVAVFATIGRISHAEGLSLAGVAETAWPFLAGVVLGWIVAHSWKRGAPRTVVEGIPVWAVTVIAGMLLRHAVGQGTATAFIIVATVTLAVFLLGWRFVARLIITKRTSSRPSSA
- a CDS encoding DUF5926 family protein, with the protein product MSKKSERRKKNAQAHARSISNGDVTEKVRTKRDLRPMVARPFAGVPGECDWVALRELVPAATAPLTLRDPKYADRKVELGTVLPMAVPALVRDDGRVVLAAQTTIPSPDAGRDIAHALLRAMEAEPGTLLDYEAAPASGPTLAEILSDDAPQVTVHEDFSFWVEDLDSQSEDVKLSMQRANETVFPTARLSSVEAAYWCAPGPKAHVRWPMPYDEDALLDALARLSAAGELTLGEDTKFAGQFRAHGLLVPVWDVSIDAHPSEFEKPAEQLLARVEKALAVTDPLNEAERRSRAGIIGRQVTLR